The genomic region TGATTGGTCCAAGTATGCAACACGTGGGGGGATTGTTGAGTCAGCACGCAGGGGCGTTCTGACACGTGTCAAAGCGTGATTGACTGAGGCAGGCAGCACGTGGGGGGCGTGTTAAGTACACCCCTCTATATAAGGCAGAGCTCGATAGTGTTTTGCATACTGAGTAAGATTTGAGTGTGTTGTGAGGATTCTTTGAGGCTGTTGTTATTGTAATGGAGGGCACCGCAAATTTGGTGGTGTATCGTAATGGTGAGATAATACGTAATACTCATGAGGGAGTGAGATTTGTGTCCCAGAATCTATTTTCGTTTGTGGTTCCATGCACGATGACGTTAATGGAGCTGCAGAACGGCCTCTGTCAAAACATGGAGAATGGTACGTTAATGAGAGTGAGCAGAATTCTGTACCGGAATCCGATTGTAGTTTTTGGTGGTCTAATACGATTTGATACCATGCCGATCACGGATAAAGCGAGTATGCAGAATATGTTTCAAATTCACCGACAGACACATATGCGACACCCACAGATTGAGTTGTACGTTGAGTTTGAAGCTGTAGAGGCAGTAGCGGTCCAAAATGATATAGATGTAAATGATGATAGAGCTGCAGTGTACGAAGGAATGAATAATGACAGCGAAGAGGACTTCGAAGCCACTTATGAAGCCGGCGACGAAGATGAGGATGGTGATGTGGGAGTTGAGGCAACAGCAGAGAATGTAGTGGTTCATCCCTCGAGCAGTCAACCGATGGGCGTTCCACCTTTTATGCGTGAGTTGGATCTCGACGCCATGCATACCCCCGAGTTTCTGGAATATGCAAACATAGGTACGCGTTGACTAAATAAGAAGTTTTTGTTAGTTTATACTTTGGATTGATCAATAAACGATGATTTCGGATTTCTGTAGGAATTGCTGATCTTGAGGACGGAGAGTTCCGGATTGGAATGGAATACAGTTCTAGAAAGTCGGTTGTCGCAGTAATTAGAAGTTTCACTATATCTAAagtgatggttttcagtggctaagagaagggggttgaatcttagcccctttttcacttAATAACACTTGATGGTCTTTAAAACAACTTCTGGAGACCTTTTGATTTTTGTCTCGttcccagccacgagactttttctttttgtctcgtcactcggcacgagatatttttcagttttatctcctaggCAGCAGAAAcaaaaatggagtagaagagagagaaaattacaccaagatatatcctggttcagctgcaaagtgcaaggcagcctacatccagtttccatcacaacaatgatggaatttcactataatcattcttgattacaaacaccaattctccctaggaactacccttcctatctaggacaagtccagaatctaaaccccaattCTGAACTTGACTTAgttactgccaagctttcaactgctaagtgctaacccaacttgcaaggggattcccacagaatcatgaaacacaacacagatgtacaaaggacttctaaggacatctatggctttttcttttaattttgcactctctgccttttttcgctctatggctttttcatacaaacctcactgtttgcctttttccatgagactcaagacagacaaaattaaatagaaaaattacaaaatgaagaacattgaaggagaagaacttctgttagcttaggtagctatgagaactctgtgccttgcactctcactccttgcttcaagccctggctgttcacccttatatatagggagaagcctccacggttgaaaccaaacaaaccaagctaatcttcttcttcatgcaaaccggttcggccagagagagagaagaggaaattGAATGTAAAAcctaacatgcaattacctctggtccttccttggtcaccaatcttcatcaatccgagccttcCATCTTGCCTTGCACCCTAAGATGGACTCCTaccccttgatgcttcatgatgatgacagcttcatctgctccaacttctgcctcttccatcacgtagccactgtagctacctcctatggtggttgagcaaaatcagagtcaagccatccctccaaggatcttcttctactgaccgaaatcttcttcaTCCATTTTTGGGTATAAagaagccaagatctcttcaccaaatcttaccagaAGTGATGAGaatctcagccacaacatactttttgttttctttttcttgccatcattgtgatggtcttgttacTTACTTCTCCTTCTTTTCGGTGGCTAGGCTTAGCTTCCATGGTTTCTGTGATATgaccaaaagaagaagaaagattagagagagaagaaagagaaagaaaagcaaAGCTATGAGTGTTAGATAAATTAATTAGGTGCAACTCTCCATGCTTTGTGTAGTAGCGTGTAAGCTACACTTAATTGCAATCAAATCACATTTTCTCTTTCATGTTTCCAAGGTAATAAACTTAAGCAAAGAAAATTTGAAATCCACCATATGATGGAAATGAAATCCGTTAGAAGCATAAGGCAAAAATATTTGCTTCCTCTCTCAATTGGTTTCAGACCAAGCAAGCAAAATACTTTGGGCTtgtatcaataataatttaaattggcccaaaaaaataaaacatttcaGCCAACATTCATATGACAAATTTGTATAAGGCTGAAGTTTGATATTATTGGGCTTAGGATCTTTTCTTTTCGACCTATTAACAAACCTGCATagcaaaattatttaattaacaaatttggaatcaaattaataattttgcaattaatcatattaataatgtttgatcatcactaatttaaattagagttttccaaactcatcatagAGGAGTTGACTATgatgtgtatgagtctgagccacaGACGTTCTATGCAAAATACAAGATGTACGGGCGTGGATGTGACTGGCTTATCCGAGCCAGCTTGATATGGAAAAAAGGTTGTTGGGAGATACGCAGATACAACGGTAGGCACACGTGCACAATCGGAACGATTTCACAAGATCATTCCAAGTTGGACTCGGATACAGTTGCTGAGGATATAAGGCCATTGGTCGAGACGGACCCGTCCATCAAGGTGAAATCTATAATTGCGGAAGTCCAGTCAAGGTTCAACTATACCATTAGTTATTGAAAGGCTTGGTTGACAAAGCAGAAGTTCGTAGCCAAAGTTTTTGGTGGTTGGGAGGATTCTTACCAAGCCTTGGCATGGTGGCTCTCGGTCATGGTGTAGAAGATTCCTGGTTCAGTTGTCCAAATAGAAACACGACCACTGTACAACGGGAATGAGGAGGCACAAGGTGTAAAAATACTTCATCGTATATTTTGGAGTTTCAATCCATGCATCAGGGCATTCAGGCATTGCAAGCCCCTGATTCAGGTTGACGGCACACACCTATACGGAAAATACAAAGGTACACTTCTAGTCGCTGTTGCACAAGATGGGAACCAGAACATTGTGCCTATCGCCTTTGCATTGGTGGAAGGGGAGACAGCTAATGCGTGGCACTTCTTTCTCAGGAATCTGCGAACGTATGTTGTTAGAAAAGATGGTGTGGGTATGATCTCAGATCGGCATGAGTCAATACGGGCAGCAGTTAATCGTTCCGATGGTGACTGGCAACCTCCAAGAGCATGGTGGATGTTTTGTATAAGACACATCGGCAGTAACTTCTTAAGGGCATTCAAAGTCCCTCACTTGCAGAAGATTGTTGTCAACATAGGGTATTCAAGAACGGTGGAGGAGTACAATATCAACTATAAGAGGTTGGAAGAGCGAGGCGAGGCATATGCCAGGTGGTGCGATGCCATCGGACTCAGACATTGGGTATTGGCATTCGACGAGGGACATCGATGGGGTCATATGACAACGAACCTTGTCGAGTGCATTAACTCAGTGTTGAAGGGTGTCCGTAATCTACCTGTGTTGGCGCTGGTCTGAGCAATATATTATAGGTTAAATGAACTCTTTACGCGGAAGAGTGCCGAGACTCACGAATGCAAGCGTGCTGGATTTACGTACTCCGTATTTGCGCAACAGCGGATAGAAGCAAGTATGCAACAGGCTGGGAATATAGTTGTGCACCGCTTTGATAGATGAAATGAGATGTTTGAGGTGCGCAAAATGACTACTGGAAAGGTGTTAGTTGTTGATCTTGCGCGACGGACGTGTGACTGTGGGCACTTTCAGGTTGAACGAATACCATGTCGCCATGTTATTGCTTGCTATGCTAACCAGCGTCTCGATTGGCAGTTTTATGTGCATGATGTGTACAAGATGATGGAAGTTCGTAAGGTATATAAATTTGAGTTCACACCATTAGGAGATCCCGAGACATGGCCTGCTTATGAGGGACCCACATTGGTCGCTAATCCCGCCCTGAGGCGAACGTCTAAAGGCAGGCCCAAACTGACCCGATACTTGAATGAAATGGACTCACGTGACATGCATGGTCCTCGGATATGCCGTCTCTGTGGTGCTCAGGGTCATAGTCGGAGTAGGTGTCCGCAGCGTGCTGGACCGAGTGGTGCTGCTTCGTAGTTTAATATGGTCATGTTTGTACTTTTTAATTTGCATTTTATCAGTTGATACTTTTGAAATCAGACGTGTTTGTATTTTTCAAATGAAGTCTATCCATTGATATTTTAATGTCTGCTTAATATTGTCATTAACTGATTTCCTTAAGTTAATATACAAAAAAAGAACTACGGGTTACATAAGTTAACAAACCAAATATTAAACACGAATTACATTAACTTAATTCTGAAAATAAAATCTAGATAACCTAAACCGAAGCTCACTTCTTTCCAGCTAAGTAGTTCAGTCCCTTACCCATAATACCCCGACCGAACCGCAATGGAGTATACCTATCAGGTGGATTTCGCTCCATCCGTAGGTCATATGGGTGACCTCGAACTAAGTCATCCACCCCCGGAGCTCCCGAACCACCTGCCTCTGTAGGAGCGGCCGACCCACCTGCATCTGTCGGAGCGGCCGACCTGCCTGCCTCTGCTGAAGCGGATGGACCGGGGTTGAACGTGTTAACAACTGTGTATGCCCGCTGACGCTGGATAAAACCACTATCACATGACGCACTCCCTGACGTGTGGTCGGAAGTACAACCCCGCAAACCATGGGCCATATCTACTGATGCCCTATGTGGATCAGCTGACACCGACAGTGAAGGGATACCACTAAAATCTGACCAGCCACCCAAATCAGCGTTGGTCCAATGCTGTAGTTGCTGATCTCCGTGTCCGCTGCTGGAGAAGTCAAACCAATCATGACCGGAAGGAATAGTAAGTATGGGATCATGATGCTGGCCAGACTGACCCTGGTCACTGTGCTGAGAATGGTGACTGCTCTGAGCGTGGTGGCTGTGCTGAGAGTGCTGAGAATGGTGGCTGCCCTGAGTGTGATGGCTACCATGACTGTAGGCCGGTGGCTGTGGTATATAATAAGGAATCGGCTCAAACACTGTATGCTGTGGGGCAGGTGGCTGTGGGGCAGGAGGCTGTGGATGATGAGGAATGTACCCCGTCAATCTCAACAGATGTCCGTAGGAGCATACGTACCAATCCCAGGACTCCACCGTCGGTAAAAAATCCCAGTCGGAAGGGGTGCTGATCTCGCAATCGACTGTGTCGCCTGTTGGCCCACTCCGCTATCCATGGCCCATGCAAAACTGTCCAGTCATGAAGCTGCACTCCGCGTAGAACGATGCAATGCTGATCAAGTGGAATATCCCTTGCTGCCCGCGGAGGAGGTTGTGCATATCCAAACTGACGCATCACTCGATCCACAGGGTGCCACTCGACACACTCGAATGACAACAACGGAGCAACGATGTCACACACCTCAAGATAGGGATGCAACTCGTCCGGAACGATCAATCCGTGGTACGGCCGCCACTTAAACTGCCACAGTATTATTGGTATATTAGAACCCTAACAATAATGGTTGGAAAAATGAAACAGAAAAATCATAACTATTTACCTCCTGCATGTAGTCTATATCATGCCTGAATGTCTCTATGGTCTTGGATAACCACGCTGTGGTCCGTTTCGAATGACTCCACCTGATACAttattaattgaaaaaatttaaataactcaCCATAAGTCAAACATGCATCATGAATATAACACATGACTAAAATAAGACTTATTACCTCCTGGCAACTGATATCTCGGCCGGTAAAAGGGTTTGTCTCGGTACGGGAGCAAGACACAGCATTCGCTCCCATGCCCAAACAAACAACAGATTCAGAGGGCCATCCATCTCCTTTGTATCATATCGTGATGCACGGCATAGTGCTCTGTAAATATGCGCAAGACATGCTGACCCCCAACTATAAGTATGGATCTGCTCGAAATCGCAAAGCAATAGTAGATATTTCGCATGGGCATATGTGGTTGACTTGCCCGTGAATAGGGTCGACCCTAACAAACAGAAGATCTGACATCTGACGTATCTCCTGATGGACTCCTTAGTGTCCAACGGCTCTGCGTCTCTGATACGTCGAACCCAACCCAGCTTTATATAGGACTTCGCATTATGACTGACTGATGGCTCACGACCGAATATCGCTATGCCCTGACTTTGAACGAAGTCGCTACTACTATCTGTCCATCCATTGACAGGCTCTCCATCAATAGGTAGGCCGAATATATGAGCGACATTCTCTAATGTCACTGTAACCTCACCGATCGGCAATACAAAGGTGTGGGTTTCAGGCCTCCACCTTTCAACCAGAGCAACTAACATGGGGTGAAATCCTCTTATAACTCCAATTCTAGAGACGTGGTAGAATCCCGTGGCGCGTAAGTAGTTCTCCACCATCGGATTCCACGTATGTGGCGGATCCAGTTTACGCACCAACAAATTCCTGTTAGACTACATCAACAAAGatatatgttatattaattaaataataatccttataaaaattaaaaaaattattaaaaaattacatattattattattattaacgtttattttataaaaattattattatattgttaaaatatttataaaatacacaaaataatattctcattacaaaatatatatacattaaaaaatataaatacataaaaaataaattttaaatacagaaaaaaaataaaatttgccaACTTACATAAATAGGATGATCCAAATAGTTGATAATATGTTTTTCGGGCGTCATATAATTACGtaccattttttttaaatccctaaaactaaaaattttttcaCCGTATAAACTTTTAATTCACTACTACTAACTACTACTCACTACTACTCACTACACTCTTCTCACCCTAAACCTATACACCCAGACAGCCCACACTTCTTTCCTTCTCTCTAATTTCTTTGCTTCAGCAACTATTTCCCTTACAATATGCAACGAAACATGCATATAGAAGAAGGAGAGAGCTCGCTAGTTACCGGAGGAGGGGGCTGTCCCCTGCATGCAGGCAGCTTGCAGCACGCCCCCACGTGGTGCAGTAGTAGCATTGGAACTCCGCGGGAATCTCTGCTGCGCTTCACGGGTCTCCAGGCTCTACGCCCCCTGCGTGGTGAGTCAGCACTCCCCGGCGTGGTGGAGGAGGGTCGCCACGTCGCAGGAAGTATGCCCCCAGCGTGTTGAGAGAGTGCCGCCACGTAGCCACCGACTGAGGCACCACGTCCCCGGCGTGTTGACCGTTGGTTCCATACTCCAGCAATATCCCTCCTTGGCCAATATCCAGCCAATATACCATCCCTGCATCCATAAGAAAAATAATTTCTGTTAACTTAcattattctttttcttattatctttgatcaaatcaaaaaataaaaaaacaatgaCCTTTGAGATATCAAAAGGTAATTTTGTGATGAGTAATATAGGCTAAATGCTCCAATTATTCCTACATTAGcaatttattttgttatttttgtaaGTTTAAGCATTTGATTGAAATTCAAAGATAAAACAGGAGTAAGTTAACaaattatttagaatgaaaacaaaagagaatttTGCTAATCCATTATGTTATATGTATGTAATATTTATTGCAttacaaaatacatattaaaaaagtATTCAACACTTAACATCAAATTTATCTcggttttaacttttaactggAACCCAAGCATAGGTGATAGGTGAGAGTGAAATAGTTGGAGTCCTGGAGATGCATGAGAAACCCGTTTATTTTGTGTGTCACGTTCGATGCTTTCTATCAATCAATCATTTTGTGGAAATTTCTAATCATAATCTCGataaatcaattttatttttaatttttttcctgtCAATTTTTCAAACCCAACAACTCTTTACCATCTAATAAAGCAAAAGAGTGAAATTTAATTatcattaaatttataatttagtatNNNNNNNNNNNNNNNNNNNNNNNNNNTCTTTGACTTgcatgtattttttaaaaaaatattctattaattttaatattttttatataaaaataacttaattacaaaattaaaaatattataaaaatttaattaaaaaatataaaaaattaattaaaaatttaataaaattacaaGAACCAATacaataattaaaccttaattcTATAGAGACAGAAAAAACCttaattctattaaaaaaaattcccTAAAAATTCATCTATGACTTGGCAGTTGGCACGGCATGATTGATTCTTCCTTTAGTTGTTGACTACTAAACTAGAATTCAAATAAAAACCTATTGAAAATCCCGCACATAGCAACAAAAAATGCTAaatttggggatttagggtttttttttttcctatCTTCATCGTTTTTTTCCAACCAAGCTTGCAATAATTTAAGTTCGCGCCAAAATGGAACCGGAAGGTaagcttttcttcttcctttcacccttcaattgaattgaattgatgtttttgtttttaaatcaATAATTCAACACTGTGTTGACAGTGTTGTATGTGATTCTGTACCCTTCATCACGTTTTAGGGCAAAAGGGTACCGTAAACCCTTCAGCAATGCTAGCTTCCTTGCTTAGTAGGAGAGCCAAGCTTCACGAAGATTTGCGCAGCATTGAAAAGCAGGTAAATTTTCCAACTTGGTGTCTGTGTTCGTTGCTGTGCTTTGCTTAGTAATTGGTGGATATTATTCTTGTCTCTATTCACTTTCACAGTGTTCCTTTATAGAGTCTTCATTTTATGCTAATTTTTGAGATAGGATTGCAAATTGGGTAAAATGTACTATAACCTAAGTAAACCCTAGTCTCAACTCTCACCCTGACAAGAAACATAGATTACAGAGTTGTTCTTTGTGATTCAAAATTGATAAATTTGTCTCACAATTTGAAAAAGGTGACATATCAATTCTTTTGGACAAAATTCTTAATTGCACAAGAGGATATAATATGTTTGTTCCATTTAGTGATGAAAAAACTAACTTGTCGGATGAGGATACAGTAAGACAGTGAAGGACCAATGTGTGTGGTGAAGGACAAATTCGTGTCTTTCGATCTTAATTGACTACTTTTTCCCCTGTGTTTTTGGTAAGACTTAAGAGACTGAATTTAGGTTTTAAACCTAAATTGGGCACTTAACTTGCATACATCTTGATTAAGTTTGCAGATTTTGGGAGAAAGGGGCAAAGTCTTTGTGGCAATGTGCTCTATATACCATATTTATGGAGTATTTGATTAGAACACAATATGTGCACCTCTATTGATAGGTTCTTAGGAAAACTTGTTGTTTGGGATAGAATTAGGTGTCCATCATCTATTTGGTGTAAAGCATATGGACTCTTCAGAGGACTTTCCCTCCCCAGATATCTTAAGAAATTGGAAATCTACAATCCACTGATTTTATAgttttctttgtatttttttaaGTTAAGAGGATCCCTTTTCCTCCACTTCTTTATATTTACTCCTCTTATCTTAATAAATTCTttcttttgtaaaaaaaaaataatcgtTTGACTTGAAAAACAATTTCATGTTCAAGTTAATGTTAATGTTAATTTAATGCAATAGGATTCAGTTGTATGTTTCTTGTTGAGTTGGGGTTGGGTATTCAATGGTGTACTTTGGGTGCAATATCTTTCATTATGATATACTCATACAAGACAAGGGGAATAGGGGATAACGTTTTTCTCTCAACACAGGTTTATGATATGGAGACAAGTTATTTACAGGATCCTGGGCAATGTGGCAATGTACTAAAAGGATTTGAAGGGTTCCTGTCTTCATCAAAGAACACTGCACTGTATGGAGCTTCTTATCTCTGGCTCTccttttcttttatgatttggaCTTTTGAAATAATCCTGACTCTCGTACTCTCTCTTGACTTGTTATGATCAAGGGACCTCTTcccttgattctcttagttttagaagtttattttgtgattttggtaaTCTTCAGGAGAATATGATAGATGATAGCATGCTGATGATCTTCTGTACATATTTGAAAGCTGTATTTTGTAGGCATATATTAAAATATTCAGTGATTTTGATTCTTGGGAAAGGCTATTGTGTGGAATTTGTAACTTGCATTCACTGCAAACATGCCACACAATGGACTTGCATTGATAGCgatcattttatatatatatatatatagaaactcGAATGTGTTTGCATGTTCTAGGTGGAATATAAAGCTAAAGATAGCTTGACTAATGTTTCAATCTTTATATGACATTGGTGAATATAATTTCTTCATGGCAGCTTGAAGCGGTCAAGAAAGTTTCAGCCTGAAGATAGACTCTTTTCATTATCTTCAGTGACCTCGCCTGCGGTATTTTCTGATATTCTGGGATAATCTTCAATCCAggaactttaaaaaaaaaaaaagaaaaaaaaggctgCCCACTTGTGAGAACTATGTCATAAGACTGAGATAGGAAGAAATGAAGATAAACCTATGCtctaaattgttttttttttttcagcgtCTACATCCTTTTAATGTTATCGTATATTTTGTGACAATTTAACCAAAGAATGTCTGATCTGATGTTATTATTAATCATTTCAATCAACTTGAAACAGAATATTTTTAATGGCAAATTTTATGTTAATGTTAAACATCATTGATGCTTAGAATTTTTTCCTTGACCCTTATTTGAATGTTCAAAGCATAAAGCatactttttgtccctaatgtttgctaaatttttcaaaactacccctaatatttaattttgattcaaTTGAAACTTATTTCCAACATTAGGGACaatattgaatcaaattaaacattaGGGATACTTgtgaagaatttcacaaatgtCGGGTATAAAAAACATACTTCACCCATGTTCAAATGTATGGTTTTTGGTCAATTGTGTCCAGCTTAGTTGTTGGAGTATAGGTTAGTACTTCACCGTCCTCATGACCCGTCTTTGGTTAGTACAACCCTGTTTTTCTCAGTGAAGTTATTTAAACATCCATATCGTTTTGCAAGTTGGTCATTTCTAACATGTAACATGCATTTAATTTCATCTGATTTACTATAGGCTGAAGATCTAGCAACTGGTAGAGATGGTGAGTTCATATAACCAAGCATTTCGTTAACATTACTGCCGTCAATTTTATTGTCTGCTAATTCATTGTATATCCACTTATATCAGATGGGAGACTGGATTTCGGTCCTGGTCGTTCAAAAGGTGGTGGAATTTATGCAAATGGCCAGTAAGTACTGAACGAATGCgtgttttgatttgatttgatcttGTTGAATTTAGTGTCTTTtctaaattaagaataaataaataagtgtATAGAAATATCTTATATCTTGGAAAATATGTACAAAAAGTCAAAACCTTGGTGGATTTTGGGCTAAGATATCTGCATGTGTGCACCCTTAGGGGTAAACCAAAGAAGGGAAGAGGTGGTCCAAGGGATGCAAAGAGATTAAGGCCTTCAACTGAACAAGATTTTGATTATGAAGATGATCCTGATTTGACATTATGATTGAAAATGTTGGTGCTAGTTTCTGTTCACTGTTTTGATCCTAATGTCTCATTACATTTTGTGTACATATTGTACTCTTGTTGTACATGTTTAGCTCCCCCAAAGTTATGGAATTTATTACAAATATTTGGTACACAGGCAAAATTAGCACAAGAACTTAGTGTTTCAAGAATAGTTGAATGGGTTAATGTGCTTTTCCATGTAATTAATTATATGTGAAGGTTTCGTTTTGttctatttttattgatttattgaCAAAGCTCTTAAATGAAGCTAATTTCCTTCCATGGTTTGAGAACAGGAAGGAATATTAGACCGGTCTGGTTCAGACAAAAAATTAGTTGTGAGCAAATCGATTAAAAATcgataaaattggtaaaaatctAATAAATCATTAAACCAATCGATTCGTTTTGTTTTTAGGGATTNNNNNNNNNNNNTATTGATAATATTGATAAATTCGATTTTCCATATGCTTGCTTACTTCGGTGTTTTTTTACTTCTTCTGGACAGGTCTTCAACTTCAACTCTGAATTCTGAtgtttggcttttttttttggtcaataTGTTTGGCAATTGTTTATGATATATGATATATCTTTATATATAGGCCTAATTCAGTAGTAGTGGATAATGGTAAATTGAAACCATTAGATTTGATATATTACGAAATCTTCTGTATGTATAATTCAAAATGAGTTAATTCGATTTAGTATATTTCTAACATATATAAATACGAGTTGAATGTGAATTTTTTACTATAGTGGAACTCACAATAGCTAGTAATGAGAGTTTTTTAGTTCTGGTACACTATAGAGGGTTGATTAAGAAAAAAACGCAATCGAGAATTAAATTTACTGATAAGGACCCGCTAAGTGTTTTCCTTAAGCCTTTGACGAGTTTCACCGAGTTTCAGAATACTATACTCCAGAAACTAGGGCTGCATGGCGTGAAATGTGTGGAGAAATTATTCTACAGAATTTCGATTTTCGTGTTGCGCGATGATGTGAAGTACGATTCATTCGTCATAGGTAGTAACGAAGATTTGCAAGTTCTGTTCCATTGTCGTCGTCAGTTTCTCGAGGTGAGGACCCCTAAGCTGTTGGCGAAGCTTGTGGATGTGGTGTGCAGTTCTGGAGGTTCGAACTGGAATCCTCAATCCTCAGCAATACCAGCCTAATCTAGTTCCATGCCTGTTGGTGCCTCGTTAGCTGTGCCGATGATTGTACCTAGGGCAG from Arachis ipaensis cultivar K30076 chromosome B02, Araip1.1, whole genome shotgun sequence harbors:
- the LOC107625048 gene encoding chromatin modification-related protein MEAF6 isoform X1, with the protein product MEPEGQKGTVNPSAMLASLLSRRAKLHEDLRSIEKQVYDMETSYLQDPGQCGNVLKGFEGFLSSSKNTALLKRSRKFQPEDRLFSLSSVTSPAAEDLATGRDDGRLDFGPGRSKGGGIYANGQGKPKKGRGGPRDAKRLRPSTEQDFDYEDDPDLTL
- the LOC107626950 gene encoding uncharacterized protein LOC107626950 — protein: MEGTANLVVYRNGEIIRNTHEGVRFVSQNLFSFVVPCTMTLMELQNGLCQNMENGTLMRVSRILYRNPIVVFGGLIRFDTMPITDKASMQNMFQIHRQTHMRHPQIELYVEFEAVEAVAVQNDIDVNDDRAAVYEGMNNDSEEDFEATYEAGDEDEDGDVGVEATAENVVVHPSSSQPMGVPPFMRELDLDAMHTPEFLEYANIGIADLEDGEFRIGMEYSSRKSVVATFYAKYKMYGRGCDWLIRASLIWKKGCWEIRRYNGRHTCTIGTISQDHSKLDSDTVAEDIRPLVETDPSIKKIPGSVVQIETRPLYNGNEEAQGVKILHRIFWSFNPCIRAFRHCKPLIQVDGTHLYGKYKGTLLVAVAQDGNQNIVPIAFALVEGETANAWHFFLRNLRTYVVRKDGVGMISDRHESIRAAVNRSDGDWQPPRAWWMFCIRHIGSNFLRAFKVPHLQKIVVNIGYSRTVEEYNINYKRLEERGEAYARWCDAIGLRHWVLAFDEGHRWGHMTTNLVECINSVLKGVRNLPVLALV
- the LOC107625048 gene encoding chromatin modification-related protein MEAF6 isoform X2, translating into MLASLLSRRAKLHEDLRSIEKQVYDMETSYLQDPGQCGNVLKGFEGFLSSSKNTALLKRSRKFQPEDRLFSLSSVTSPAAEDLATGRDDGRLDFGPGRSKGGGIYANGQGKPKKGRGGPRDAKRLRPSTEQDFDYEDDPDLTL